A genome region from Sphingobium sp. WTD-1 includes the following:
- a CDS encoding riboflavin synthase encodes MFTGIITDIGTIRTHEQRGDLRLVIESGYDMETVAIGASIACSGACLTVVEKGPGWFAVDLSAETVARTAPGLWAQGGKLNLERALKVGDELGGHIVTGHVDGIGHLVSASREGDSIRLVISAPAELAAALAAKGSITLDGISLTVNSVEDQPDGSVHFGLNIIPHTAIATTLDSLSDGRAFNLEIDVLARYLDRMQSLRSK; translated from the coding sequence ATGTTCACCGGCATCATCACCGACATCGGCACCATCCGCACCCATGAGCAGCGCGGCGACCTGCGGCTGGTCATCGAGAGCGGCTATGACATGGAAACGGTCGCGATCGGCGCATCGATCGCCTGTTCGGGCGCTTGCCTGACGGTAGTCGAAAAGGGGCCGGGCTGGTTCGCGGTCGACCTGTCGGCCGAGACCGTCGCCCGCACCGCACCGGGCCTGTGGGCGCAGGGCGGCAAGCTCAACCTGGAACGCGCACTGAAGGTCGGCGACGAACTGGGCGGCCATATCGTCACCGGCCATGTCGACGGCATCGGCCATCTGGTGTCGGCCAGCCGCGAGGGCGATTCGATCCGCCTGGTCATCAGCGCACCGGCGGAACTGGCGGCCGCACTGGCCGCCAAGGGATCGATCACATTGGACGGTATTTCGCTGACCGTGAACAGCGTCGAGGACCAGCCCGACGGCAGCGTGCATTTCGGCCTGAACATCATCCCGCACACCGCGATCGCGACCACGCTGGACAGCCTGTCCGATGGCCGCGCGTTCAATCTGGAGATCGATGTGCTGGCCCGCTATCTCGACCGGATGCAGAGCCTCCGCAGCAAATGA
- a CDS encoding FeoA family protein — protein MRLTDLPLRQPAFVETIDWESLSSVEGQRLREFGLCEGASVEALHHGGLLGRGPLAVKIGRMTVAMRRNHAAAVEVSTGPQEAQA, from the coding sequence TTGCGCCTGACCGATCTGCCCCTGCGCCAACCCGCTTTTGTTGAAACCATCGACTGGGAGTCGCTGTCGTCCGTGGAAGGACAGCGCCTGCGCGAGTTCGGCCTGTGCGAAGGCGCCAGCGTCGAGGCGCTGCATCATGGCGGGCTGCTGGGTCGCGGACCGCTGGCGGTCAAGATCGGGCGCATGACGGTGGCGATGCGCCGCAACCACGCCGCCGCCGTGGAGGTCAGCACCGGCCCGCAGGAGGCGCAGGCATGA
- a CDS encoding ferrous iron transporter B, producing MSGLPLVALVGNPNAGKSALFNALTGARQKLGNYPGVTVERKAGRLSLADGRPVELVDLPGTYSLSPASPDEQVTRDFVLGKQAGEKLPDALVIVVDASNLDNHLRFALELIALGLPTVVALNMVDLATRDGLELDANVLSQELGVPVVSTVAVRKRGLVHLKTELETLLGAQAGMLRASAGEPDFDAVRHEARRIARAAIVRETPSRRLTAAVDRVALHPVLGLALLLGLLFVMFQAVFSWASVPADMLEGWVTALGEAVTNTLPPGIIHDFLLQGVVGGVGAVIVFLPQILILFFFILMLEATGYMARAAFLMDGIMAKVGLSGRAFIPLLSSFACAVPGIMATRTISDPKDRLTTILIAPLMTCSARLPVYGLIIAAFIPARSVGPGIGLQGLVLFLLYVAGIVGAMLAAWALRLTVAKGRSGGFLMEMPKYQWPRPQDILIGLWQRGVIFLKRAGTIILATNIVLWVLASFPHAPEGVKQSEYSIAGRIAGGINVLVEPIGFNRDISLALLPSMAAREVAVSAIATVYAIDAEDDAEALEQGLGDRLAGRWSLATALAFLAWFVFAPQCISTIAVTRRETNGWKWPLFMIGYLFVLAYAAAGVTYWAAVAMGLG from the coding sequence ATGAGCGGCCTTCCCCTCGTCGCGCTGGTCGGCAATCCCAATGCGGGCAAGAGCGCCCTGTTCAACGCGCTGACCGGCGCGCGGCAGAAGCTGGGCAATTATCCGGGCGTCACGGTAGAGCGCAAGGCGGGCCGGCTGTCGCTGGCCGACGGCCGGCCAGTCGAACTGGTCGATCTGCCCGGCACCTACAGCCTGTCGCCGGCCAGCCCCGACGAGCAGGTGACGCGCGACTTCGTGCTGGGCAAGCAGGCCGGCGAGAAGCTGCCCGACGCGCTGGTGATCGTGGTCGACGCGTCGAACCTCGACAATCATCTGCGCTTTGCGTTGGAGTTGATCGCGCTGGGCCTGCCCACCGTCGTCGCGCTCAACATGGTCGACCTCGCCACCCGCGACGGGCTGGAACTGGACGCCAATGTCCTGTCGCAGGAACTGGGCGTGCCGGTGGTGTCCACCGTGGCGGTGCGCAAGCGCGGCCTGGTTCATCTCAAGACCGAGTTGGAAACGCTGCTCGGCGCGCAGGCGGGCATGTTGCGCGCCTCGGCCGGCGAACCGGATTTCGACGCTGTGCGCCACGAGGCCCGCCGCATCGCCCGCGCCGCGATCGTGCGCGAAACCCCGTCGCGCCGACTGACGGCAGCGGTCGACCGGGTCGCGCTGCACCCGGTGTTGGGCCTCGCCCTGTTGCTCGGCCTGTTGTTCGTGATGTTCCAGGCGGTCTTTTCCTGGGCATCGGTGCCCGCCGACATGCTGGAGGGCTGGGTCACGGCGCTGGGCGAGGCGGTGACCAACACCCTGCCGCCGGGCATCATCCACGATTTCCTGTTACAAGGCGTGGTCGGCGGCGTCGGCGCGGTGATCGTGTTCCTGCCGCAGATCCTGATCCTGTTCTTCTTCATCCTGATGCTGGAGGCGACCGGCTATATGGCCCGTGCTGCCTTCCTGATGGACGGCATCATGGCGAAGGTCGGCCTGTCGGGTCGGGCCTTCATCCCGCTCCTGTCCTCCTTCGCCTGCGCGGTGCCGGGGATCATGGCGACGCGCACGATCAGCGATCCCAAGGACCGGCTGACCACGATCCTGATCGCGCCGCTGATGACCTGTTCGGCACGGCTGCCTGTCTATGGCCTGATCATCGCCGCCTTCATCCCGGCGCGCAGCGTGGGGCCGGGCATCGGCCTGCAGGGACTGGTGCTGTTCCTCCTCTATGTCGCCGGCATCGTCGGCGCCATGCTGGCCGCCTGGGCGCTGCGCCTGACCGTGGCCAAGGGCCGCAGCGGTGGTTTCCTGATGGAAATGCCGAAATATCAGTGGCCCCGGCCGCAGGATATCTTGATCGGTCTGTGGCAGCGCGGTGTCATTTTCCTCAAGCGCGCCGGCACCATCATCCTGGCCACCAATATCGTGCTGTGGGTGCTGGCCAGCTTCCCTCACGCCCCCGAAGGTGTGAAGCAGAGCGAATATTCGATCGCGGGGCGGATCGCGGGCGGCATCAACGTGCTGGTCGAGCCAATCGGCTTCAACCGCGACATTTCGCTCGCCCTGCTGCCCAGCATGGCGGCGCGCGAAGTCGCCGTGTCCGCCATCGCGACCGTCTATGCGATCGATGCCGAGGATGATGCCGAGGCTCTGGAACAAGGCTTGGGCGACCGGCTGGCGGGCCGCTGGAGCCTGGCCACCGCCCTCGCCTTCCTGGCCTGGTTCGTGTTCGCGCCGCAGTGCATTTCGACCATCGCCGTCACAAGGCGCGAGACCAATGGCTGGAAATGGCCGTTGTTCATGATCGGCTATCTGTTCGTGCTGGCCTATGCCGCAGCAGGCGTGACATATTGGGCAGCGGTCGCGATGGGACTCGGCTGA
- the ribH gene encoding 6,7-dimethyl-8-ribityllumazine synthase: MAKFLIVEARFYDHLNDLLIEGAKAALDEAGHKYEVVTVPGALEIPGAIALAAETGRYDGFVAIGVVIRGETYHFEVVSNESARGLMALSMDAIAIGNGILTVENEEQALVRARPDQKDKGGEAAKAAIAMLALRERFPN, translated from the coding sequence ATGGCCAAGTTTCTCATCGTCGAAGCCCGCTTCTACGACCATCTCAACGACCTGCTGATCGAAGGCGCGAAGGCTGCGCTGGACGAGGCCGGCCACAAATATGAGGTGGTGACTGTGCCCGGCGCGCTGGAAATCCCCGGTGCGATCGCGCTGGCAGCCGAGACCGGCCGCTATGACGGCTTCGTCGCGATCGGCGTGGTGATCCGCGGCGAAACCTATCATTTCGAAGTGGTGTCGAACGAAAGCGCACGCGGCCTGATGGCACTGAGCATGGACGCGATCGCGATCGGCAACGGCATCCTGACCGTCGAGAATGAGGAGCAGGCCCTGGTCCGCGCCCGTCCCGATCAGAAGGACAAGGGCGGTGAAGCGGCCAAGGCGGCGATCGCCATGCTGGCCCTGCGCGAGCGTTTCCCGAACTGA
- a CDS encoding NAD(P)-dependent oxidoreductase, which translates to MHVLLTGSSGWLGRFLAPMLRAAGHAVTGLDVAPGRDTDIIGSVADRALVDRIFAERGIDAVIHGGALHKPDIVRYPAQTFIDVNVTGTHNLLEAAVAAGHDRFVMTSTTSLMISQAVRDEAGEAAVWLDEQSGPLEPRNIYGVTKLAAEGLCRVQQLEQGIGCTILRTARFFPEDDDSNASLSGQNLKANEFLHRRLTVEDAARAHLVALERTPPARCETYLVSAPTPFVRAEAEELKRDAAAVIARHFPEAAELYARRGWQLPASIGRVYDAGLAQRQMGFCCKTEFAAILTALANDAAMPFIHDADYVSPAVQN; encoded by the coding sequence ATGCATGTCCTGCTGACCGGATCGTCGGGCTGGCTGGGCCGTTTCCTGGCGCCGATGCTGCGCGCGGCGGGACATGCAGTGACCGGCCTGGACGTCGCGCCGGGCCGGGACACCGACATCATCGGATCCGTCGCCGACCGGGCGCTGGTCGACCGGATCTTTGCCGAACGCGGCATCGACGCAGTGATCCATGGCGGCGCGCTGCACAAGCCGGACATCGTCCGCTACCCCGCCCAGACCTTCATCGACGTCAATGTCACCGGCACGCACAACCTGCTGGAAGCGGCGGTCGCGGCGGGGCATGACCGCTTCGTCATGACATCCACCACGTCGCTGATGATCAGCCAGGCGGTGCGCGACGAGGCCGGTGAGGCTGCGGTGTGGCTGGACGAGCAGAGCGGGCCGCTGGAGCCGCGCAACATCTATGGCGTGACCAAGCTGGCCGCCGAGGGGCTGTGCCGGGTGCAGCAACTGGAGCAGGGCATCGGCTGCACTATCCTGCGCACGGCCCGCTTCTTCCCGGAGGATGACGACAGCAACGCCAGCCTGTCAGGACAGAATCTGAAGGCCAATGAATTTCTCCATCGGCGGCTCACGGTCGAGGATGCGGCACGGGCGCATCTGGTGGCGCTGGAGCGGACGCCGCCGGCGCGTTGCGAAACCTATCTGGTTTCCGCGCCGACGCCGTTCGTTCGGGCGGAAGCCGAGGAACTGAAACGCGATGCGGCAGCGGTCATCGCGCGGCATTTTCCCGAAGCCGCAGAGCTATATGCCCGGCGTGGCTGGCAACTGCCGGCTTCGATTGGCCGGGTCTATGATGCGGGATTGGCGCAGCGCCAGATGGGGTTTTGCTGCAAGACGGAGTTTGCCGCGATCCTGACGGCGCTGGCGAATGATGCGGCGATGCCGTTCATTCACGACGCCGATTATGTGTCGCCAGCCGTGCAAAATTGA
- the ribB gene encoding 3,4-dihydroxy-2-butanone-4-phosphate synthase, producing the protein MSSSLIDSVRALVTDGGMSRSGLARAAGLHANSLRKLGEGDWNPTAETLGKLEAYLLKREGGTALASPEEIINEARNGRMFILVDDEDRENEGDLVIPAQMATPDAINFMATHGRGLICLALTKGRVEELGLDLMSRNNGTRHETAFTVSIEAREGVTTGISAADRARTVSVAIDSGKSKQDIVTPGHIFPLIAKDGGVLVRTGHTEAAVDVARLAGLNPSGVICEVMKDDGTMARLDDLIPFAAKHKMKIGTIRDLIAYRRRHDHVVERRAETSFESKWGGEWKAITFFNKATKSEQLVLQKGKVDPDQPTLVRMHQLAPLSDIFGGEGPRGDVLARSMEIIAKEGAGVVVLLRDGEPDMLTRMIQAHAGKQPGGMDELRDYGVGAQILAELGVHDMILLSNTQHSLIALDGYDLAVVGQRPIEL; encoded by the coding sequence ATGTCGTCCTCGCTTATCGATTCCGTCCGCGCCCTCGTCACCGATGGCGGCATGTCCCGATCGGGCCTGGCGCGCGCCGCCGGCCTGCACGCCAACAGCCTGCGCAAGCTGGGCGAAGGCGACTGGAACCCGACCGCCGAGACGCTGGGCAAGCTGGAGGCCTATCTGCTCAAGCGCGAGGGCGGCACCGCGCTCGCCAGCCCCGAGGAAATCATCAACGAGGCGCGCAACGGCCGCATGTTCATCCTGGTCGATGACGAGGATCGCGAAAATGAGGGCGATCTCGTCATCCCCGCCCAGATGGCGACTCCCGATGCGATCAATTTCATGGCCACCCATGGCCGCGGCTTGATCTGCCTGGCGCTGACCAAGGGCCGGGTCGAGGAACTGGGCCTGGACCTGATGAGCCGCAACAACGGCACCCGTCATGAAACCGCCTTCACCGTGTCGATCGAGGCCCGCGAGGGCGTGACCACCGGCATCAGCGCCGCCGACCGCGCCCGCACCGTTTCGGTCGCGATCGATTCCGGCAAGAGCAAGCAGGACATCGTCACGCCGGGCCATATCTTCCCGCTGATCGCCAAGGATGGCGGCGTGCTGGTGCGCACCGGCCATACCGAAGCAGCCGTCGACGTCGCCCGTCTGGCCGGCCTCAACCCATCGGGCGTCATCTGCGAGGTGATGAAGGATGACGGCACGATGGCGCGCCTAGACGACCTGATCCCCTTCGCCGCCAAGCACAAAATGAAGATCGGCACGATCCGCGACCTGATCGCCTATCGCCGCCGCCACGACCATGTCGTCGAGCGTCGCGCCGAAACCAGCTTCGAGAGCAAGTGGGGCGGCGAGTGGAAGGCGATCACCTTCTTCAACAAGGCGACCAAGTCGGAACAGCTCGTGCTGCAGAAGGGCAAGGTCGACCCCGACCAGCCGACCCTGGTGCGTATGCACCAACTGGCCCCGCTGAGCGATATTTTCGGCGGCGAAGGGCCGCGCGGCGACGTGCTGGCCCGGTCGATGGAAATCATCGCCAAGGAAGGCGCCGGTGTGGTCGTGCTGCTGCGTGACGGCGAACCCGACATGCTGACCCGGATGATCCAGGCCCATGCCGGCAAGCAGCCGGGCGGCATGGACGAACTGCGCGACTATGGCGTGGGCGCACAGATACTGGCGGAGCTGGGCGTGCATGACATGATCCTGCTCAGCAACACCCAGCACAGTCTGATCGCCCTTGACGGCTATGACCTGGCCGTGGTTGGGCAGCGTCCGATCGAGCTCTGA
- a CDS encoding DMT family transporter, whose product MAASTPMAHIATPRFAFPALILANIILALGPVLVRLADVGPVAAAFWRLAIAMPFLFILALPKLRKSRLSRSHWTIVILAGVCFAADLAAWHLGIGHTKVANATLFGNMSALMLPLWGLIVLREHVSKLQIGALILAAIGAAILMGSSYELSPVNLKGDLFCLLAGLLYTTYLLLIQGARKRLDSWSVLAVVSAAGALPLLLAANAMGETVMPQDWTALIILALSSQIVGQGLLTYALGCFSPLVLGLSLLLQPAVAALAGWLLFGETLSATDIVGGVAVAVALVLVRLPRRA is encoded by the coding sequence ATGGCCGCTTCAACCCCCATGGCGCATATCGCCACGCCCAGATTCGCTTTTCCGGCGCTGATCCTGGCCAATATCATTCTGGCACTGGGACCGGTGCTGGTGCGGCTGGCCGATGTCGGGCCGGTAGCGGCCGCCTTCTGGCGACTGGCGATCGCCATGCCCTTCCTGTTCATCCTGGCATTGCCGAAGCTGCGCAAGAGCCGCTTGTCGCGCAGCCATTGGACGATCGTGATTCTGGCGGGCGTCTGCTTTGCCGCCGATCTGGCCGCCTGGCATCTGGGCATCGGCCATACCAAGGTCGCCAATGCGACGCTGTTCGGCAATATGAGCGCGCTGATGCTGCCGCTGTGGGGCCTCATCGTGCTGCGCGAACATGTATCGAAGCTGCAGATCGGCGCGCTGATCCTGGCCGCGATCGGCGCGGCCATATTGATGGGCAGCAGCTATGAGCTGTCGCCTGTCAACCTGAAGGGCGATCTCTTCTGCCTGCTCGCCGGGTTGCTCTACACCACCTATCTTCTGCTGATCCAGGGCGCGCGCAAGCGGCTGGACAGCTGGTCGGTGCTGGCGGTCGTCAGCGCGGCCGGGGCCTTGCCGCTGCTGCTCGCCGCCAATGCGATGGGCGAAACGGTGATGCCGCAGGACTGGACGGCGCTCATCATCCTTGCCCTGTCCAGCCAGATCGTCGGCCAGGGACTGCTCACCTATGCGCTCGGCTGTTTTTCGCCACTGGTGCTGGGGCTCAGCCTGTTGCTGCAACCCGCCGTCGCCGCGCTGGCCGGTTGGCTGCTATTCGGCGAAACATTGAGCGCGACCGACATTGTCGGCGGCGTGGCCGTGGCGGTCGCACTGGTGCTTGTGCGCCTGCCGCGACGGGCCTAG
- the ribD gene encoding bifunctional diaminohydroxyphosphoribosylaminopyrimidine deaminase/5-amino-6-(5-phosphoribosylamino)uracil reductase RibD, translating to MAAAIALSERGRGLSTPNPNVGCLIVRDGHVVGRGWTQKGGRPHAEAQALDEALDRAEGSTAYVTLEPCFHLSPRGPRCADLMARAGVARVVIALRDPDPRTDGQGAAWLRERGVVVEMGLMADEAAEAMRGFVLRQTLGRPAVTLKLGLSLDGRIALADGSSRWITGPDARAHAHLERARHDAILVGGGTLRADAPILDVRLPGLEDRSPRRLLLSRSVAPEGWSAIADPQDIATLDRVDHLMIEGGAETAAAFLRADLVDRLLLYRAPILIGAGLAGIGDIGLSDLADAHGRWRQTDQRQFGPDRLEVYARTRSA from the coding sequence ATGGCGGCGGCGATTGCCCTGTCGGAACGTGGCCGGGGCCTGTCCACCCCCAACCCCAATGTCGGCTGCCTGATCGTGAGAGACGGTCATGTCGTCGGGCGCGGCTGGACCCAGAAAGGTGGCCGCCCCCATGCCGAGGCGCAGGCACTGGACGAGGCGCTGGACCGGGCCGAAGGTTCCACCGCCTATGTGACGCTGGAACCCTGTTTTCACCTGAGCCCGCGTGGGCCGCGCTGCGCCGACCTGATGGCGCGGGCCGGCGTCGCCCGAGTCGTGATTGCGCTGCGCGATCCCGACCCACGCACCGATGGCCAAGGCGCAGCCTGGCTGCGCGAGCGCGGCGTGGTGGTTGAAATGGGGCTGATGGCGGACGAGGCAGCCGAGGCGATGCGCGGTTTCGTGCTGCGCCAGACGCTGGGGCGCCCGGCAGTCACGTTGAAGCTGGGCTTGTCGCTCGACGGACGGATCGCGCTGGCCGACGGGTCGAGTCGCTGGATCACCGGGCCGGACGCCCGCGCTCACGCCCATCTGGAGCGGGCGCGGCATGACGCCATCCTGGTTGGCGGCGGCACGCTGCGCGCCGATGCCCCGATTCTGGACGTCCGCCTGCCCGGCCTGGAGGATCGATCGCCCCGCCGACTGCTGCTGAGCCGGAGTGTCGCACCCGAGGGCTGGAGTGCGATCGCCGATCCGCAGGATATCGCAACGCTCGACCGGGTCGATCATCTGATGATCGAGGGCGGGGCAGAGACCGCCGCCGCCTTTCTGCGCGCCGATCTGGTCGACCGACTGCTGCTCTATCGCGCGCCGATCCTGATCGGGGCGGGCTTGGCCGGGATCGGCGATATCGGCCTATCCGACCTCGCCGATGCCCATGGGCGCTGGCGCCAGACCGACCAGCGCCAGTTCGGCCCGGACCGGCTGGAGGTTTACGCGCGGACGCGCAGCGCCTAG
- a CDS encoding energy transducer TonB, giving the protein MYMTMQPAHDATRSGYAARRKSPVGIGGAIAVHAVVVGAFLLMPKEIIDIIPTGGPLITYEVKDPPPPEPIVEQQVVKQSIKTQPLPRKPTVTEAEVKLPTISEVSGSTITGVDNGTGRDPIPLPPPLPPVAEPVFVEATIAPNALGSFQPDYPGAMIRQGLEGNVTVRVTISPEGRVSDIVKISATDESFWLATQKHALRKWRFRPATRDGVAVSSVKTLTVRFTLTDR; this is encoded by the coding sequence ATGTATATGACGATGCAACCGGCACATGATGCGACCCGATCGGGCTATGCCGCACGGCGCAAGTCGCCGGTCGGGATAGGCGGCGCGATCGCCGTCCATGCGGTGGTGGTGGGTGCCTTCCTGCTGATGCCCAAGGAGATTATCGACATCATTCCGACCGGCGGCCCCCTCATCACCTATGAAGTCAAGGATCCACCACCGCCCGAACCCATCGTCGAACAGCAGGTCGTCAAACAATCGATCAAGACCCAACCCCTGCCACGCAAGCCAACCGTGACCGAAGCCGAGGTGAAACTGCCGACCATATCGGAGGTCAGCGGTAGCACGATCACCGGCGTTGACAATGGCACCGGCCGCGATCCCATACCGCTCCCGCCACCATTGCCGCCGGTTGCCGAGCCTGTCTTTGTCGAGGCGACGATCGCGCCTAATGCGCTGGGGTCTTTCCAACCCGATTATCCCGGCGCGATGATCCGCCAGGGGCTGGAAGGCAACGTCACCGTGCGCGTCACCATCAGTCCGGAAGGCCGCGTCAGCGACATCGTCAAGATTTCGGCGACCGACGAGAGTTTCTGGCTCGCCACCCAGAAGCATGCGCTGCGCAAATGGCGCTTCCGCCCGGCAACGCGCGACGGCGTGGCGGTGAGCAGCGTCAAGACGCTGACCGTCCGTTTTACCCTGACCGATCGCTGA
- a CDS encoding alkene reductase codes for MTTIFDPIKLGADTAANRAIMAPLTRGRATRDHVPTPIMVDYYAQRASAGLIISEATGISHQGLGWPYAPGLWSDEQVEAWKPVTQAVHDKGGLIVAQLWHMGRAVHSAVTGEQPVSSSATATPGDAHTYEGKKPYEVARPLAIDEIPGIIADYVKAANNAIAAGFDGVQIHAANGYLIDQFLRDNSNFRDDIYGGSIENRVRLLREVTQAVADAIGADRVSVRLSPNGDTQGVNDSNPEPLFAAAADVLNQIGIAFLELREPGPDGTFGATDVPRLSPLIRQHFKGPLVLNSDYGLGRAQADLASGLADAISFGRPFLANPDLVDRLREGAPLTHAQMATFYSQGAEGYTDYPTLAEEKAAA; via the coding sequence ATGACCACAATCTTCGATCCGATAAAGCTCGGCGCCGACACTGCCGCCAACCGCGCCATCATGGCGCCGCTCACCCGTGGCCGCGCCACCCGCGATCATGTCCCGACCCCGATCATGGTCGATTATTATGCGCAGCGCGCCTCGGCCGGCCTTATCATCAGCGAGGCAACCGGCATTTCGCACCAGGGCTTGGGCTGGCCCTATGCGCCGGGCCTCTGGTCCGACGAACAGGTCGAGGCCTGGAAGCCCGTCACCCAGGCCGTGCATGACAAGGGCGGGCTGATCGTCGCCCAGCTCTGGCATATGGGCCGCGCCGTCCATTCGGCGGTCACCGGCGAGCAGCCGGTTTCCTCCAGTGCCACCGCGACGCCGGGTGACGCCCATACCTATGAGGGCAAGAAGCCCTATGAGGTCGCCCGTCCGCTCGCGATCGACGAAATTCCCGGCATCATCGCCGACTATGTGAAGGCGGCCAACAATGCGATCGCCGCCGGCTTCGACGGGGTCCAGATCCACGCCGCGAACGGCTATCTGATCGACCAGTTCCTGCGCGACAACAGCAATTTCCGCGATGACATCTATGGCGGCAGCATCGAAAATCGCGTCCGTCTGCTGCGTGAAGTGACGCAGGCGGTGGCCGATGCGATCGGCGCCGATCGTGTGTCCGTGCGCCTGTCGCCCAATGGCGATACCCAGGGCGTCAATGACAGCAATCCCGAGCCGTTGTTTGCTGCCGCCGCCGATGTGCTGAACCAGATCGGCATCGCCTTCCTCGAGCTGCGCGAACCCGGTCCGGACGGCACCTTCGGCGCCACCGACGTGCCGCGCCTGTCGCCGCTGATCCGCCAGCATTTCAAGGGGCCGCTGGTCCTCAACAGCGATTATGGGCTGGGTCGCGCCCAGGCCGATCTCGCCTCTGGCCTGGCCGACGCGATCAGCTTCGGCCGTCCCTTCCTCGCCAATCCCGATCTGGTCGATCGTCTGCGCGAAGGTGCGCCGCTGACCCATGCACAGATGGCGACCTTCTACAGCCAGGGCGCGGAAGGCTATACCGACTATCCGACCCTGGCCGAGGAAAAGGCGGCGGCCTGA
- the ssb gene encoding single-stranded DNA-binding protein, translated as MAGSVNKVILIGNLGADPEVKSFQNGGKICNLRIATSESWKDRMSGERKERTEWHSVVINSEGLVGVAERFLRKGSKIYIEGQLRTRKWQDNNGNDRYTTEVALSGPGAVLTMLDGAPGGGGGQGGGFGGGRSSGGGNQGVSDWGASSGGFGGGDYDDFGGGNSGGGFGGGRSSGGGNQSGGFGGGRSSGGGQGGPNFDNDLDDEVPF; from the coding sequence ATGGCAGGCTCGGTCAACAAGGTCATTCTCATCGGGAATCTGGGGGCCGACCCGGAAGTGAAGAGCTTCCAGAATGGCGGCAAGATCTGCAACCTGCGGATCGCGACCTCGGAAAGCTGGAAGGATCGCATGTCGGGGGAGCGCAAGGAGCGCACCGAATGGCATAGCGTCGTCATCAATTCCGAAGGACTGGTGGGCGTCGCCGAGCGCTTCCTGCGCAAGGGATCGAAGATCTACATCGAAGGCCAGCTACGCACCCGCAAGTGGCAGGACAATAATGGCAATGACCGTTACACCACCGAGGTCGCCCTGTCCGGCCCCGGCGCGGTGCTGACCATGCTGGACGGCGCGCCGGGTGGCGGTGGCGGCCAGGGCGGCGGCTTTGGCGGTGGTCGCTCGTCGGGCGGCGGCAACCAGGGCGTCAGCGACTGGGGCGCAAGCAGCGGCGGCTTCGGCGGCGGCGATTATGACGATTTCGGCGGTGGCAACAGCGGCGGCGGCTTTGGTGGCGGGCGCTCGTCGGGCGGCGGCAACCAGAGTGGCGGCTTTGGCGGCGGACGCTCCTCGGGTGGCGGTCAGGGCGGCCCGAACTTCGACAACGACCTGGACGACGAAGTGCCGTTCTGA
- a CDS encoding COQ9 family protein, with protein MTDQTQDLTLDEIRALLAPILPRHAAFDGWRPEAVAMAAAEKNIDADVAALAFDGGAMGMIEAWFASIDTRMLDALPADTLATMSIRKKISALIETRLALLAPDREALRRAQAILAMPTNAVRAAKLGWHAADIMWHAAGDTATDLNHYSKRATLGSIYAATLLTFVNDESEDHADSRAFLARRIEGIMRFEKMKARFKGVSDGEHLSLSRFIGRLRYPAV; from the coding sequence ATGACCGACCAGACCCAAGACCTGACCCTGGACGAAATCCGCGCACTGCTGGCGCCGATCCTGCCGCGCCACGCCGCCTTTGACGGCTGGCGGCCCGAAGCGGTGGCCATGGCGGCGGCGGAAAAGAACATCGATGCCGATGTCGCCGCGCTGGCCTTCGACGGCGGCGCCATGGGCATGATCGAGGCCTGGTTCGCCAGCATCGACACGCGGATGCTGGACGCGCTGCCGGCCGACACATTGGCCACCATGTCGATCCGCAAGAAGATCAGCGCGCTGATCGAGACCCGCCTGGCCCTGCTGGCGCCCGACCGCGAAGCGCTGCGCCGGGCGCAGGCGATCCTGGCGATGCCGACCAATGCCGTGCGCGCCGCCAAGCTGGGCTGGCACGCCGCCGACATCATGTGGCACGCGGCGGGCGACACCGCCACCGACCTCAACCACTATAGCAAGCGCGCGACGCTGGGCAGCATCTATGCCGCGACGCTGCTGACCTTCGTCAATGACGAGAGCGAGGATCATGCCGACAGCCGCGCCTTCCTGGCGCGACGGATCGAGGGGATCATGCGCTTCGAGAAGATGAAGGCCCGGTTCAAGGGCGTAAGTGATGGCGAGCATCTCAGCCTGTCGCGCTTCATCGGCCGGCTGCGCTACCCGGCGGTGTGA